A DNA window from Chryseobacterium sp. MEBOG06 contains the following coding sequences:
- a CDS encoding T9SS type A sorting domain-containing protein codes for MFKSLHFAIKKITTGLALLTVAGSYLYAQQWENVGGVQNVSAGGSSFNNLVIDNSGNYYLSYYDVSVARGSVQKFDGTAWSYLGGSAGITTGTATYNSLSVSPSGSTIYYTNQLGYPGSGMEVRLFSGSLWSQLPNATESSVNYQASAVSSDDILFTYGSYNSGTVKRYVNGGWEQVGNAGFSGGAEFAEMHIGTNNMVYTSNVSGGVKVYQNSTGADASQNWSLVGGAAVDAASSGEQYNTDMALDASNTIYVAYVSNSGGGRRVNVKKFNGSSWVQVGNANFSEGGVQHIALAVTASGTPYVVASRFENDNFLRNTVYKLDDSQNWVSFGGDFVSDGEAKYNDLAIDKAHNYLVLAYSENETKVKRISLTNTPQVCTNTDPGVNTGDIGCVTFTYQGQPVSYTTVRGADGKIWLQQNLGSSQVALSMDDAASYGDVFQWGRWDDGHQLRNAPTAPAPTPNTPEGAAAVAGSFIAGSPAWWTGFVSTDQWNAVSPAQAGKFLGVDPCKAIGTDWKMPSQADWTALVVAEGINNPANAYGSNLKLPAGGYRSSSTGDYTFVGQKGYFWSSDTSGLGGKYLYIGTTIANASSGAMRGQGSSVRCIKPSSALGTSEISLNTASLGVYPNPTKGILYIKADSNIENVNVINAVGQRMNVLFSNNQIDMTGLANGVYIVDLKLKNGQTISKKIIKN; via the coding sequence ATGTTTAAAAGTTTACATTTTGCAATAAAGAAAATAACAACGGGATTAGCGTTGTTGACCGTTGCGGGAAGTTATTTATATGCCCAGCAATGGGAGAATGTTGGAGGTGTTCAGAATGTATCAGCAGGAGGAAGCAGTTTTAATAATCTGGTGATTGATAATAGCGGAAATTATTATCTATCCTATTATGATGTTTCCGTTGCCAGAGGTTCTGTTCAGAAATTTGATGGGACAGCATGGTCATATCTTGGTGGAAGTGCCGGTATTACCACCGGAACAGCAACCTACAATTCCTTGTCAGTGAGCCCTTCAGGAAGCACTATATATTATACCAACCAGCTTGGCTATCCGGGATCCGGGATGGAAGTACGCTTGTTTAGCGGTTCTTTATGGTCTCAGCTTCCGAATGCTACAGAAAGTTCTGTTAATTATCAGGCTTCTGCTGTATCTTCGGACGATATTTTATTTACTTACGGGTCTTATAATTCGGGAACTGTAAAAAGATATGTTAACGGAGGATGGGAGCAGGTAGGAAATGCAGGATTTTCAGGAGGAGCTGAATTTGCAGAAATGCATATTGGAACTAATAATATGGTGTATACCAGCAATGTATCAGGAGGAGTAAAAGTATATCAAAACAGTACAGGCGCTGATGCTTCACAAAACTGGAGTCTTGTAGGAGGGGCAGCTGTGGATGCAGCATCTTCAGGTGAGCAGTACAATACTGATATGGCATTGGATGCTTCCAATACAATCTATGTTGCCTATGTTTCCAATTCAGGAGGAGGAAGAAGAGTGAACGTTAAAAAATTCAACGGAAGCTCTTGGGTTCAGGTTGGAAACGCTAATTTTTCTGAGGGAGGAGTTCAGCATATAGCTTTAGCAGTGACGGCATCCGGTACTCCATATGTGGTAGCCAGCCGTTTTGAAAATGATAACTTCCTGAGAAATACAGTTTATAAACTGGATGATTCTCAGAACTGGGTAAGCTTTGGAGGTGATTTTGTCTCTGATGGTGAAGCAAAATACAATGATCTGGCTATAGATAAAGCTCATAATTATCTTGTACTGGCTTATTCAGAAAACGAAACAAAAGTTAAAAGAATATCTCTTACCAATACACCACAAGTATGTACCAATACAGATCCGGGTGTCAATACCGGAGATATAGGCTGCGTAACTTTTACATATCAGGGACAGCCGGTTTCTTATACCACAGTAAGAGGAGCAGATGGAAAAATATGGCTTCAGCAGAATTTAGGAAGTTCACAGGTAGCTTTGTCAATGGATGATGCTGCTTCCTATGGTGATGTTTTCCAGTGGGGAAGATGGGATGACGGACATCAGCTTAGAAATGCTCCCACTGCACCTGCACCTACACCTAACACACCTGAAGGGGCAGCAGCAGTTGCCGGATCTTTTATAGCGGGGTCGCCTGCCTGGTGGACAGGTTTTGTTTCTACAGATCAATGGAATGCCGTATCACCTGCTCAGGCCGGCAAATTCTTAGGAGTAGATCCATGCAAAGCCATCGGGACAGATTGGAAAATGCCTTCCCAGGCAGATTGGACTGCTTTGGTTGTTGCAGAGGGTATTAATAATCCGGCCAATGCTTATGGAAGTAATCTGAAGCTGCCGGCAGGAGGATACAGAAGTTCCAGCACGGGAGATTATACTTTTGTAGGGCAGAAAGGATATTTCTGGAGTTCAGATACTTCAGGCTTAGGAGGGAAATATCTGTATATTGGGACAACCATTGCTAATGCATCTTCAGGGGCTATGAGAGGGCAGGGATCTTCTGTACGATGTATCAAGCCATCATCTGCACTGGGTACATCAGAAATTAGCCTGAATACTGCATCTTTAGGAGTATATCCAAACCCTACCAAAGGAATTCTTTATATTAAAGCTGATTCAAATATTGAAAATGTAAATGTTATCAATGCCGTAGGGCAAAGAATGAATGTACTATTTTCAAATAACCAGATCGATATGACCGGACTGGCTAATGGAGTATACATTGTTGATCTGAAATTAAAAAACGGACAGACAATTTCTAAAAAAATAATTAAAAACTAG
- a CDS encoding helix-turn-helix transcriptional regulator, with translation MRNQPKSGLLFRSEDIKITIQEGLCPDQSFKSHLLEGKSSFNLLFILSPDVNLKAYDCGTQFLFKKNQYILHYSSKESKAELWTENQEILKYFQIQINYQYIFNLINPELNRENAEILENMISNNFIFLHKETPPDMTVEMHMIVKEILGYSKRGIMQKLFIEAKIIKLLILIFEQFNEKNTQEITPRATEMIKNFIDENYHRNIKAEELGKLIGVNPNIIRREFKAQYHTTISNYISDLRMLKAKKLITNKEIMIKEIAIECGYEYLQNFTRAFKKKFGISPENLRNNK, from the coding sequence ATGAGGAATCAACCTAAAAGTGGACTTTTGTTCAGATCCGAAGACATCAAAATCACTATACAGGAGGGTTTGTGTCCTGACCAATCCTTCAAATCACATTTGCTTGAAGGCAAATCAAGTTTTAATCTTCTCTTTATCCTGAGCCCGGATGTCAATCTGAAAGCTTATGACTGTGGAACTCAATTTTTATTTAAGAAAAACCAATATATACTGCACTATTCGTCTAAAGAAAGTAAGGCTGAGCTATGGACTGAAAACCAGGAAATATTGAAATACTTCCAAATCCAAATTAATTACCAATATATTTTTAACCTCATCAATCCGGAACTTAACCGGGAGAACGCAGAGATTCTGGAAAATATGATTTCTAATAATTTTATATTCCTTCACAAAGAAACTCCCCCGGACATGACTGTTGAAATGCATATGATAGTAAAGGAGATCCTGGGATATTCCAAGAGAGGAATTATGCAGAAATTATTCATTGAGGCAAAGATCATCAAACTTCTTATTTTAATTTTTGAACAGTTCAATGAAAAAAACACTCAGGAGATAACACCAAGGGCAACTGAAATGATTAAGAATTTCATCGATGAAAACTACCACAGAAATATAAAAGCTGAGGAACTGGGAAAACTGATAGGCGTAAATCCGAATATCATCAGGAGAGAGTTTAAGGCACAGTACCACACTACAATTTCCAATTATATATCAGACCTCAGAATGCTGAAAGCTAAAAAACTGATTACCAATAAGGAAATTATGATCAAGGAAATTGCTATAGAATGCGGATATGAGTATCTGCAGAATTTCACGCGGGCTTTTAAAAAGAAATTCGGAATATCTCCGGAAAACCTCAGGAATAATAAATAA
- a CDS encoding fumarate hydratase has product MDFRYQDPYPIQKDDTVYKKLTSDYVKVEKLGDREILTVDPKGLELLAEEAMADVSFMLRSSHLESLKRIIDDPEATDNDRFVAYNLLQNAAVAVEGALPSCQDTGTAIVMGKKGENVYTGVDDGEYLSKGIYNTYQKRNLRYSQVVPLTMFEEKNSGSNLPAQIDIYAKKGDYYEFLFLTKGGGSANKTFLYQKTKSLLNEKSLEEFVKERISDLGTAACPPYHLALVIGGTSAEANLATVKKASAKYYDNLPTEGNEAGQAFRDLEWEAKVQKICQESAIGAQFGGKYLTHDVRVIRLPRHAASCPVGMGVSCSADRNIKGKITKEGIFLEQLEQDPKRFLPDTPPHLEEAVEIDLNKPMPEILAELSKYPIKTRLKLNGTLIVARDIAHAKIKEIIDSGKPMPEYFKNHPIYYAGPAKTPEGMASGSFGPTTAGRMDVYVDEFQSHGGSMIMLAKGNRSKDVTNACGKYGGFYLGSIGGPAAILAKDNIVSVEVVDFPELGMEAVRKIEVKDFPAFIISDDKGNDFFANLAH; this is encoded by the coding sequence ATGGATTTTAGATATCAGGATCCGTATCCTATTCAGAAAGATGATACGGTGTATAAAAAGCTTACATCAGATTATGTAAAAGTTGAAAAACTTGGCGACAGAGAAATTTTAACAGTAGACCCTAAAGGATTGGAATTATTGGCAGAAGAGGCGATGGCAGATGTTTCCTTTATGCTTCGTTCTTCTCACCTTGAAAGTCTTAAAAGAATCATTGATGATCCTGAAGCTACAGACAATGACCGATTTGTTGCTTACAACCTTTTGCAAAATGCAGCCGTAGCTGTTGAAGGAGCACTTCCCTCATGTCAGGATACGGGAACTGCCATTGTAATGGGTAAAAAAGGGGAAAATGTATACACAGGTGTAGATGATGGAGAATACCTGAGCAAAGGGATCTACAATACTTACCAAAAAAGAAACTTAAGATATTCTCAGGTTGTCCCTTTGACTATGTTTGAGGAGAAGAATTCGGGATCAAACCTTCCTGCACAGATTGATATTTATGCTAAAAAGGGAGATTATTATGAATTTTTATTCCTTACAAAAGGAGGAGGTTCTGCGAATAAGACTTTCTTATACCAAAAGACGAAATCTCTATTGAACGAAAAATCTCTGGAAGAATTCGTTAAAGAAAGAATTTCCGACCTTGGAACAGCAGCTTGTCCGCCATACCACTTAGCTTTGGTAATAGGAGGGACATCAGCAGAAGCAAACCTTGCTACAGTAAAAAAAGCTTCAGCAAAATATTATGACAATCTTCCAACAGAAGGAAATGAAGCCGGGCAGGCGTTCAGAGACCTTGAGTGGGAGGCAAAAGTTCAGAAGATCTGTCAGGAAAGTGCAATTGGAGCACAGTTTGGCGGTAAATACCTTACTCATGATGTAAGAGTGATCAGGCTTCCAAGACACGCAGCTTCTTGCCCTGTAGGAATGGGAGTTTCATGTTCTGCAGACAGAAATATAAAAGGTAAAATTACAAAAGAAGGTATTTTCCTTGAGCAGCTGGAACAAGACCCGAAGAGATTCTTGCCGGATACCCCTCCACATCTGGAAGAAGCCGTTGAAATTGATTTGAATAAGCCAATGCCTGAAATTTTGGCAGAGCTTTCAAAATATCCAATCAAAACAAGATTGAAATTAAATGGAACATTGATCGTAGCAAGAGATATCGCTCACGCAAAAATCAAAGAAATTATTGACAGTGGTAAGCCAATGCCGGAATATTTCAAAAACCACCCAATCTACTATGCAGGACCGGCAAAAACACCGGAAGGAATGGCCTCAGGAAGTTTCGGACCAACTACAGCAGGAAGAATGGATGTGTACGTTGATGAATTCCAAAGTCACGGCGGAAGCATGATCATGCTGGCAAAAGGAAACAGAAGTAAAGATGTTACCAATGCGTGCGGCAAATACGGAGGTTTCTATCTTGGATCTATCGGAGGACCTGCAGCGATTCTTGCAAAAGACAATATTGTATCCGTAGAAGTAGTGGACTTTCCGGAATTAGGAATGGAAGCGGTAAGAAAAATTGAAGTAAAAGATTTCCCTGCATTCATCATTAGTGATGATAAAGGAAATGATTTCTTCGCAAATCTTGCCCATTAA
- the fumC gene encoding class II fumarate hydratase: MNYRIEKDTMGEVQVPADKLWGAQTERSRNNFKIGPEGSMPHEIIEAFAYLKKAAAYTNTDLGVLPAEKRDMIARVCDEILEGKLNDQFPLVIWQTGSGTQSNMNVNEVISNRAHVNNGGTLGEKSEIHPNDDVNKSQSSNDTYPTAMHIAAYKKVVEVTIPAVEKLKNTLLEKSKAFKDVVKIGRTHLMDATPLTLGQEFSGYVAQLEFGLRALKNTLPHLSELALGGTAVGTGLNTPNGYDVKVAEYIAKFTNHPFITAENKFEALAAHDAIVESHGALKQLAVSLFKIAQDIRLMASGPRSGIGEIHIPENEPGSSIMPGKVNPTQNEALTMVCAQVLGNDTTISFAGTQGNYELNVFKPVMAYNFLQSAQLIADASISFNDHCAVGIEPNHERIQELVDKSLMLVTALNTHIGYENAAKIAKTAHKNGTTLKEEAVNLGLLTAEQFDEWVKPEDMVGSLK, from the coding sequence ATGAATTACAGAATAGAAAAAGACACCATGGGAGAAGTGCAGGTACCTGCGGACAAGCTTTGGGGTGCACAGACGGAACGTTCCAGAAACAATTTCAAAATCGGACCTGAAGGATCTATGCCACATGAGATCATTGAAGCTTTTGCTTATCTGAAAAAGGCTGCAGCTTATACCAATACTGATCTGGGAGTTCTTCCTGCTGAAAAAAGAGATATGATCGCCCGGGTATGTGACGAAATTCTGGAAGGAAAGCTTAATGATCAGTTTCCTTTGGTCATCTGGCAGACAGGCTCAGGAACGCAGTCCAATATGAATGTGAATGAAGTGATTTCCAACAGAGCTCATGTGAACAACGGGGGGACGTTGGGCGAGAAATCAGAAATCCATCCGAATGATGATGTCAACAAATCCCAGTCTTCTAACGATACTTATCCTACGGCTATGCACATCGCTGCTTATAAAAAGGTAGTGGAAGTGACTATTCCCGCGGTTGAAAAATTGAAAAATACGCTGCTTGAAAAATCCAAAGCATTCAAGGATGTAGTAAAAATCGGAAGAACCCACCTGATGGATGCTACTCCACTTACACTGGGACAGGAGTTTTCAGGGTATGTGGCTCAACTGGAATTTGGCTTAAGAGCATTAAAAAATACGCTACCCCATCTTTCTGAGCTGGCTTTAGGGGGAACAGCTGTAGGAACGGGATTGAATACTCCTAATGGCTATGATGTAAAAGTAGCTGAATATATCGCAAAGTTTACCAATCACCCTTTCATCACTGCTGAAAATAAATTTGAAGCACTTGCGGCTCATGATGCTATTGTGGAAAGCCATGGTGCATTAAAGCAACTTGCTGTATCTCTATTTAAAATTGCACAGGATATCAGATTGATGGCATCTGGACCCCGCTCAGGAATCGGGGAAATCCATATTCCTGAAAATGAACCGGGATCATCCATTATGCCAGGAAAAGTAAATCCTACGCAAAATGAGGCTCTGACCATGGTTTGTGCGCAAGTATTGGGAAATGATACTACAATTTCTTTTGCAGGAACCCAGGGAAATTACGAGCTGAATGTTTTCAAACCTGTAATGGCCTATAATTTCTTGCAGTCTGCCCAATTAATCGCTGATGCGTCTATTTCTTTCAATGATCATTGTGCAGTAGGTATTGAACCGAATCATGAGAGAATTCAAGAGCTGGTGGACAAATCCTTAATGCTTGTCACTGCCTTAAATACTCATATTGGCTATGAAAACGCAGCAAAGATTGCAAAAACCGCCCATAAAAATGGAACTACTTTAAAAGAGGAAGCAGTCAATCTTGGTCTGTTAACAGCAGAACAGTTTGACGAATGGGTAAAACCTGAAGATATGGTAGGAAGTTTAAAATAA
- a CDS encoding outer membrane beta-barrel protein, with the protein MIKKFILMGLVCLFSSSFYGQKTFNINLASKKDTEVSPIVKDKIEEYAGQINAIIQEEKKLMEAELLNLQSKNLDKTEFDKQKAQIADRYSEKIDKRIEELGFDLDGVIQKQVRYSLLNTDAASKEELKAKLLKKFRPSRSITGYFSYGIMTMTNSLQDNDLDKNIGYSNNLEFGLKLNYQLSRTSPWAIISGLGFSWRTLRLDNNMVFAKNADNNVYLDHYNGDISKSKLRTGYIVVPLGLQYNFSKLRNAGMDVQYRNYYRGLKIGANVYGGARMSTNNIIDGNNGELRKRDNYQVNPYIYGGQLTLSYNSVSIFVKKDFSNFFKDSHFKNDKALVFGISIGLE; encoded by the coding sequence ATGATCAAGAAATTTATCCTGATGGGATTGGTGTGTCTTTTCTCGTCCTCATTTTACGGGCAAAAGACATTCAATATCAATCTTGCATCTAAAAAAGATACGGAGGTAAGTCCTATCGTAAAAGATAAAATTGAAGAGTATGCTGGCCAGATTAATGCTATCATTCAGGAAGAGAAAAAGCTCATGGAAGCAGAGTTGTTGAATCTTCAGTCTAAAAATCTGGATAAAACTGAATTTGACAAGCAAAAGGCTCAGATCGCAGACCGCTATTCAGAGAAAATAGATAAAAGGATTGAGGAACTTGGGTTTGATCTTGATGGAGTTATTCAGAAGCAGGTAAGATATTCTCTTCTCAATACGGATGCTGCATCCAAAGAGGAGCTTAAAGCAAAGCTTCTGAAAAAATTCCGCCCCAGCAGAAGTATTACAGGATACTTTTCTTACGGAATTATGACAATGACGAACAGCCTTCAGGATAATGATCTGGATAAAAATATTGGATATTCTAATAATTTAGAATTCGGCTTGAAACTAAACTATCAGCTCAGCAGAACCAGTCCATGGGCCATTATATCCGGATTGGGATTCTCATGGAGAACACTTCGCCTGGATAATAATATGGTCTTTGCAAAGAATGCTGATAATAATGTTTATCTGGACCATTATAATGGTGATATAAGCAAAAGTAAACTGAGAACGGGTTATATTGTAGTTCCTCTGGGGCTTCAGTACAATTTTTCCAAACTTAGAAATGCAGGTATGGATGTTCAGTACCGGAACTATTACAGAGGGTTAAAAATAGGGGCTAATGTGTATGGAGGAGCAAGAATGTCCACCAATAATATTATAGACGGAAACAACGGAGAATTAAGAAAAAGAGACAACTATCAGGTGAATCCTTATATTTATGGCGGCCAGCTTACTTTGTCCTATAACAGTGTGAGTATTTTTGTGAAAAAAGACTTCAGTAATTTCTTTAAAGACAGCCACTTTAAAAATGATAAAGCGTTGGTGTTTGGAATTAGCATTGGATTAGAATAA